The Thiomicrorhabdus lithotrophica DNA segment AAAAATGATTCTGGCATAACTGCAGAATCAGCCGATTGCACTTGCTGTACAACCAACAAACTCATAATTACAAATAATAGGTTAAAACTTCTCATATCCGACTCATAAAATTTCGTTACAATATCATAATATTTTTTCGTAAAGTCAGTACAGACTTTTGCCTTACAAGGTCAGCTTATTTCAAGGTTTTAAAGCTTTCAGAGCAATTCAAGCCAAAAAGTACGAAATAATACTGAAAATAGAGTTTCAGTATACCAATCAATTTATTTTAAAAAGTTAGATTAGAGATTATGACAACAAATACACAATCCATTAGTTATAAAGATTCCGGTGTTGATATCGATGCTGGTAATGCGTTAGTTCAAGCGATTAAACCTATTGCTAAAGCAACAACTCGTCCTGAAGTTCCTTCATCGCTAGGTGGTTTTGGTGCTTTGTTTGAATTGGATATGGCTAAATACAAAAATCCGATTTTAGTTTCTGGTACAGATGGTGTTGGGACAAAACTTCGTCTAGCAATCGACAGTGGCAAACACGATCAGGTCGGTATCGATTTAGTTGCGATGTGCGTTAATGACCTAATCGTTCAAGGTGCAGAGCCTCTGTTCTTTTTAGACTACTATGCTACTGGGAAATTAGACTTAGCTGTAGCAACAGATGTTGTAAAAGGTATTGGAGAAGGTTGTTTACAGTCTGGTTGTGCATTAATCGGTGGGGAAACCGCTGAAATGCCTGGCATGTATCCTAAAGGTGATTACGATCTAGCTGGTTTCTGTGTAGGTATTGTTGAAAAATCAGATTTAATCGATGGAACTAAAGTTAAATCAGGTGATGTTATGCTTGGCTTAGCGTCTACTGGACCTCACTCAAACGGTTACTCTCTAATTCGTAAAGTTTTAGAGGTTAGTAATGCTGATCTACAAATGGATATCGATGGACAACCGTTAATTGATGCCTTAATGGCGCCAACTAAAATCTATGTTAAATCTTTATTAGAACTCATGAAGTCAGTTGATATTCATGCCGTTTCTCACATTACTGGTGGTGGACTTTTAGAAAACCTTCCACGTGTTATGCCTGATAACACAATGGCTAACATTGATACCAACAGCTGGAACCGCCCTGCTGTGTTTGACTGGATTCAAGCAAATGGTAATGTCGAATATGAAGAAATGCACCGTACCTTAAACTGCGGTATTGGTCTTGTCGTTGTCGTTGACGCGTCTGAAAAAGATAAAGCGATTGAAATTTTAACTAATGCTGGTGAAACAGTTTCCGTTATTGGTCAAATCGAATCTTCTGATCAAGCAGAACCTACCGTTAAATTAGTTCAAGGTTAAAGCTTTTAACCCGATAGTTGCACATTCTGGATTCAAACCTTTATGTGCAACGATACATTCTTTAAATTTTCCATTAAAAACCTCTCACTATGACAACACCTAAACGTATTGCCATTCTTATTTCTGGCAGTGGCTCAAATCTTCAAGCAATTATTGATCACCAAAAATCGCACTCTGATTTATATGAAATAGCTTTAGTCATTTCTAATCGTCCGAATGCTTATGGTTTAGTACGTGCCCAAAATGCTGGAATTACGACTAAGGTTATTGACCATACAGAGTATGAAAGCAGAGAAAGTTTTGACCTGCAATTGCAATCAGAAATTGATGCCGTAAACGCGGACTTAGTGGTTCTCGCTGGTTTTATGCGAATTTTGACCCCTACTTTTACAAAACATTATTTAGGTAAAATGTTGAATATCCATCCATCACTCCTACCTAAATACACAGGTTTGCATACTCATAAACGTGCGATTGAAGCTGGAGACTTAAAGCATGGGTTAAGCGTGCACTTTGTTACCCCTGAATTAGATGGTGGCCCAGTCATACTGCAAGCTGAAGTGGATATTGAACCAAAAGATAATGAAGCATCCTTGGCAGAAAAGGTACATATTCAAGAACACATAGCCTACCCACTCGTAGTGGAATGGTTTGTTAAAGGCAACCTGTCACTTAAAGATAACCAGGCCTGGTTAAATCAAAGCTGTCTTAATACTCCGGTATTGTTAAACAACCTCAATTAAGGCTATGCTAATAGACATCCTCACTGGTTTCTGATTGGAGACAGTTATATGTTTAAATTCCCACATTATTGCAAAAAAACATTAGGCTTAAACGCCGCTGTTTTTCTTTGTTTGTCATTTACTCAGCCTCTGTATGCTGCCAAGCTTCCTAACTTTAGCGCTGTATTTGATGTAGAAGCAGTCGGCTTAAACCTTGGACAAGCCAAACACTCTATGCGATGCAAAGATTCTATTTGCACCCTCAAAAGTGATGCTAAACCTTCAGGTCTTGCTGCAGTCTTTTTTAAAGACTCCTCGCATGAGACGATTACACTTCATCAAACCGAAAACACACTCAAGTGGCAAAGCTACCATAAGTTAGGTATTAGTTATAAGAATGATATCGCTAAAGAAAAAACTATGAATCTAAAGTGGGTTCCGGCAGAGAATAAAGTTATTTACCCTGAAAAGAAACGTGAATGGCCAATGCAGCCGCAATTGTTTGATGTTATGTCTATTGCTTATGCCATACAGCATGCCCAGTTAAACAACCTTCCAATGAAGGACTTCACTCTGCAAGACAGTAATTTTCAAGATAAATTAACCTTAAAGTCGACTAATAAAAGAGATTTTCTAGGATTCGAATTTGCAGATAATGATTTAGATGCCATTAAATATCGCTTCACCAGTAAGCATGCTGAAATTGAATTGTGGTTATTACCAAAATATAATTATTTTCCAGGTAAAATACGTGTCGTAAACAAAGATGAAAAAACGATAACCCTATCGCTTGCGGAGCCACCAAAAACATTATGAAACTTAGTGATAAAGACATTATCCAACATTTAAAAGTTGGCAAAATTGCGGTTACCCCAGAACCAAGTCATGACAAGATTAAAGGGATTAGTGTTGATTTACGATTAGATAATCGCTTTAGAGTATTTAATGACCACACTGCGCCTTACATAGATTTAAGTGGTCCAAAAGACGAAGTTCAAAAAATTATGGACACTGTTATGGGTGAAGAAATCTTGATTCCTGAGAATGAGGCCTTTTTCTTACACCCTGGTGAGTTAGCTTTAGCTGCTACCTTAGAATCGGTGACGATTCCTGATGACTTAGTTGGTTGGTTGGATGGACGTTCAAGTTTGGCGCGATTAGGTTTAATGGTACACGTCACTGCACATAGAATTGATCCGGGCTGGCATGGTCAAATTGTATTAGAGATATTCAATAGCGGTAAGCTACCTTTGGCTTTACGCCCTGGAATGGATATTTGTGCCATCAACTTTGAAACGCTTTCAAGTGCAGCATCAAAGCCATACAACAAACGAGCGGATGCTAAGTATAAAAACCAAACTGGTCCAACTTCTAGCCGTATTAATGAAGATGTAAAATTACACGACCGACAATTAGATCTCTTGAGCAGCTCTTAACTTAGGCAACCATTCAAATGAAAACGATACTACTCACGATACTTGCCTTCCCATTCCTTTTAACAAACACTTACGCTACAAACATGTCCAATCTTGAGGGCATGAATATGCAACAAATGATGCAACAGATGAAAACCATGCAAACGTGTCTTCTGCAAATTGATGAAAGTGAACTAAGACAATATGAGGCAGATATTGCAAAGCTAGAATCGAAATTACAGCAACTATGTAAAGATGGAAAACGAGATTTGGCACAAGAAACAGCCATTTCTTTTGGTAAACGTGTCGCTCAATCTAAGGCAATACAAACTATTCATAGTTGTACAAAAAACATGCAAAAAAATGCATTCATGCCAACACTACCTGACTATAGTGATATGAAGAATCAGCACATCTGTGATGAAATAACTAAAAACTAAAACACCTTAAGCTAATCCCTCCGCACTTCCAATACATTCCCCTTTAGAATTGTAGTAATTTTTATACAGTTTTAAAAAGCTTTAGTACCTAGCCCTTTATCAGATTTATTTTCTTTACATTTTTAAAAAAAAGAACATAATTCCGAATAGTATTATCTTACGAATTACCAGGCCTGGTTATCTGTGCATTTTTTATAAAACAGCACTTTATTTGCGGCTATTAATCTTGCTTTAATGAGGAACAGAATTATGCATATTGGTTTTATGATTTCTAATTGGGAAAGTATTGATCCAAGCAAAAACTCCACCGTTTTGATTATTCGCGAATGCCTAAAACGAGGTCATAAAGTTTCGATTTTGTACCCTGAAAACCTGACTGTTCGTAACAATATTGCCTATGGTTTATTAAAAGTGATTGAACCGATGGAGAAAATTCCTGACAACATCATTCAGTTCCATAAAAAAGTGGCTTTTAAAAAGGTATTAACCCCTCTGCACGCACTTGATAGCTTTATGATTCGTAAAGATCCACCGCTAGATCCAATCATCTATAACTTCTTGGATTCAATCAAAAACGAGTGCATCATCATTAATGATATCGATGGTATTCGTAAAGCAAACAACAAACTTTACACCACAACCTTTAATGATCCTGGTAATAGTTTCTTACCCATCACTTATGTTTCTAAAAACAAAGAGTTCATTCGTCAAATGATTGAGGAAATGCCTGGGGATAAAGTCATCTTAAAACCTCTGGTAGGCTCGGGGGGTCACGGTGTTATTGTTCTTGAAAAAAATGCGCAATCTAATATCAACTCCATCTTAGACTTTTACATTCATGGTTCAGGTGATGAAAACTACATTATTATTCAAGAATATATTGAAGGTGCCGAGAACGGCGATGTTCGTGTACTCATGCTAAATGGCAAGTTTCTTGGGGCTTATAACCGTAAACCACCAGAAGGGGATATTAGAGCCAATATTCAGATAGGTGGTACAGCACATAAATATAAAATGACTGAATCACAAATGGCAGTGTGTCGTAAAATTGGTCCTCGCCTAGCAGCTGATGGTCTTTTCTTTGTCGGTGTAGATATGATTGGCGACAAAATTTTAGAAGTTAACGTACTAAACCCAGGTGGAATTAGTAATATCAATAAGTTAGATAAAGTTAAACTTCATTTAAATGTAGTGGACTTTATTGAAGAAAAAGTTCATGAAAAACATGAAAAACGTGCCGAACTGGAATATTTACTCAAACGTTTA contains these protein-coding regions:
- the purM gene encoding phosphoribosylformylglycinamidine cyclo-ligase; protein product: MTTNTQSISYKDSGVDIDAGNALVQAIKPIAKATTRPEVPSSLGGFGALFELDMAKYKNPILVSGTDGVGTKLRLAIDSGKHDQVGIDLVAMCVNDLIVQGAEPLFFLDYYATGKLDLAVATDVVKGIGEGCLQSGCALIGGETAEMPGMYPKGDYDLAGFCVGIVEKSDLIDGTKVKSGDVMLGLASTGPHSNGYSLIRKVLEVSNADLQMDIDGQPLIDALMAPTKIYVKSLLELMKSVDIHAVSHITGGGLLENLPRVMPDNTMANIDTNSWNRPAVFDWIQANGNVEYEEMHRTLNCGIGLVVVVDASEKDKAIEILTNAGETVSVIGQIESSDQAEPTVKLVQG
- the dcd gene encoding dCTP deaminase codes for the protein MKLSDKDIIQHLKVGKIAVTPEPSHDKIKGISVDLRLDNRFRVFNDHTAPYIDLSGPKDEVQKIMDTVMGEEILIPENEAFFLHPGELALAATLESVTIPDDLVGWLDGRSSLARLGLMVHVTAHRIDPGWHGQIVLEIFNSGKLPLALRPGMDICAINFETLSSAASKPYNKRADAKYKNQTGPTSSRINEDVKLHDRQLDLLSSS
- a CDS encoding DUF3108 domain-containing protein; this encodes MFKFPHYCKKTLGLNAAVFLCLSFTQPLYAAKLPNFSAVFDVEAVGLNLGQAKHSMRCKDSICTLKSDAKPSGLAAVFFKDSSHETITLHQTENTLKWQSYHKLGISYKNDIAKEKTMNLKWVPAENKVIYPEKKREWPMQPQLFDVMSIAYAIQHAQLNNLPMKDFTLQDSNFQDKLTLKSTNKRDFLGFEFADNDLDAIKYRFTSKHAEIELWLLPKYNYFPGKIRVVNKDEKTITLSLAEPPKTL
- the purN gene encoding phosphoribosylglycinamide formyltransferase; translated protein: MTTPKRIAILISGSGSNLQAIIDHQKSHSDLYEIALVISNRPNAYGLVRAQNAGITTKVIDHTEYESRESFDLQLQSEIDAVNADLVVLAGFMRILTPTFTKHYLGKMLNIHPSLLPKYTGLHTHKRAIEAGDLKHGLSVHFVTPELDGGPVILQAEVDIEPKDNEASLAEKVHIQEHIAYPLVVEWFVKGNLSLKDNQAWLNQSCLNTPVLLNNLN
- the gshB gene encoding glutathione synthase gives rise to the protein MHIGFMISNWESIDPSKNSTVLIIRECLKRGHKVSILYPENLTVRNNIAYGLLKVIEPMEKIPDNIIQFHKKVAFKKVLTPLHALDSFMIRKDPPLDPIIYNFLDSIKNECIIINDIDGIRKANNKLYTTTFNDPGNSFLPITYVSKNKEFIRQMIEEMPGDKVILKPLVGSGGHGVIVLEKNAQSNINSILDFYIHGSGDENYIIIQEYIEGAENGDVRVLMLNGKFLGAYNRKPPEGDIRANIQIGGTAHKYKMTESQMAVCRKIGPRLAADGLFFVGVDMIGDKILEVNVLNPGGISNINKLDKVKLHLNVVDFIEEKVHEKHEKRAELEYLLKRLSDLKQNDF